The following are encoded together in the Hippoglossus stenolepis isolate QCI-W04-F060 chromosome 12, HSTE1.2, whole genome shotgun sequence genome:
- the sparcl2 gene encoding SPARC-like protein 1: MTPSLILLLLSLQAFAAMGGRAQRRQRQAEESLRPYIGRVEPEKLCELLKCHSPVGSWCQVVEEDGVLVPKCVCPQSCPRQRAPVCSVLGKTYKNECVLHKAACRKRRRTGLAHTGPCLVPKDKCTEDELGQFPYRLLDWFLLLSRMGESYTPAAPPQTCLSHAQRTQLAQKRFALLDKNKDGKLSRRDLRKLRYKRMPLEHCATPFFQSCDQNKNRKVTLQEWTACLVDRSEAWFFNFMAVRMGSRKLCPTMKEHNF; this comes from the exons ATGACCCCGAGTTTGATATTACTGCTCCTCAGTCTTCAAGCTTTTGCAGCCATG GGAGGCAGAGCCCAGCGCCGACAGAGACAAGCTGAGGAGAGCCTGAGACCATATATCGGCAGAGTGGAGCCAG AAAAGCTTTGTGAGTTGCTGAAATGCCACAGTCCAGTTGGATCTTGGTGCCAAGTGGTTGAGGAGGACGGAGTCCTGGTCCCCaagtgtgtttgtcctcagtcCTGTCCCCG GCAGAGGGCACCAGTGTGCAGTGTTCTGGGAAAAACCTACAAGAATGAGTGTGTGCTGCACAAAGCCGCCTGCAGGAAGAGACGCCGCACTGGACTGGCTCACACAGGCCCCTGTCTGG TCCCCAAGGATAAATGCACTGAGGACGAGTTGGGCCAGTTTCCATATCGTCTGCTGGACTGGTTTCTGCTCCTGAGTCGAATGGGAGAGTCCTACACACCTGCTGCCCCCCCTCAGACCTGCCTCAGCCACGCCCAGAGGACGCAACTGGCACAG AAAAGATTTGCTCTTCTGGACAAGAACAAAGACGGCAAGTTGAGCCGCAGGGACCTGAGGAAGCTGCGTTACAAGAGGATGCCGCTGGAGCACTGTGCCACGCCATTCTTTCA GTCATGTGACCAGAACAAGAACAGGAAGGTGACCCTGCAGGAGTGGACGGCCTGTCTGGTGGATCGCTCCGAGGCCTGGTTCTTCAATTTCATGG CAGTGAGAATGGGTTCCCGCAAACTGTGTCCAACGATGAAAGAGCACAACTTCTGA